TTTTTATCCAGTTGATGTCGTTGCCTTGTTCGTGAATGGCAACCACATCAAATCGAAATTCGGTCTCGTATGGCGATAGGCCATTTTTGAGAAGCCACAGTGTGGCGGCTTTTTCGAGCTTTTTTGCTTTGGCTCGCGTCACCATTTCTTGGGCGCTACCATAACATTGATTGCGTCGGTATTTGACCTCCACAAACACAATGCTCGATTTATCTTGCATGATCAGGTCAACTTCACCGCATTTTACCGTGAAGTTTTCTGATAGAGGAACCAAGCCCTGACGACCGAGATAGTCTTTGGCCAGTTCCTCATAACGTTTTCCAACGGCGCGTTTACTCGCTGATTGGCGTTTCCACGGCAGTAGTGTCATCGCTTGTCTCGTCCTGAGTCGCGGTTATTTCTTGTACGGTAGAAGGTTGCTCGCCGTAGACACCCCAAGCAATCTGGCGTTGAACTACGCAGTCTGGATCGATCGTTAGCATACCGGTTTGTCCATCGACAGAGTAACCTTGTACTGCTTTCAGTTGCGGTAATTCTTTAGTCAGCGTGTAGGCATCCATACCTAATGCTTGCAGGCGTTTCTCTGCATTTGAGCTCTTCGGCCAGAACTTAGTCATTTGTGCATCGAGGTCGACATTTTGCTCCACTAGCAGTGGAATATCACTGTATACCACGCCAGTGAGGTCTTCATACTGACGTTTCTCACTGTGGCTGTGGGAATCAGCAAACAGCTGTGGCTGTTTAGCGTCAGGGTTAATAGCGACTTCGATAAATGGCTTGATCAGCGTAAGGTCGGCATTATTGGCAACAATGTATACGGAATCAATGTCACGACGACTACGTGGCTGATTTTCGAGCTTCATACCCGTTAGCGCTTCCATCTGAGCGATACGTTGCTGGCTTTCTTGTAGGCCAAACACGTTGTTGATGGTTTTTTGTAGTTGTGCGCGATTCGCGTACTGCGCTACGGCGACTTTGTTGTCACTCACTTTTGCCCATTCAGCCTCAAAAGCCTTTGCCACACGGTTGCCCAGCGAGCCTTGCGGCGCAATGATCAGCGTGAAAGCATATTGGTTTTTAGACAGATGTTGAGCTGCCTGAGCAACCTCTTGCTCAGGAGATAGAGTTAAGTAACACATCATCTGTGTTGGTTCTATCTCATTAGGAATATTCAGTGCGAGCGCAGGGATTGGTGTCTCAGAGTTTTGCTGAGCTTGCTGTAGCTTCTCAACATTTTCTTTAACCAGTGGGCCGACAATAAAATCAACACCATTAGCGACGAGTTTTGTCTTGATGTCAGCAGGGGTGGCTTCGTTTGTATCAATAACGGTAAAAATAGCCTCTGGATCGCGCAATTCGTCATCCATCATCGCCATCATAAACCCATCGCGTACCAGCTGAGCTTGCTTTG
The Vibrio sp. CB1-14 DNA segment above includes these coding regions:
- a CDS encoding YraN family protein; the encoded protein is MTLLPWKRQSASKRAVGKRYEELAKDYLGRQGLVPLSENFTVKCGEVDLIMQDKSSIVFVEVKYRRNQCYGSAQEMVTRAKAKKLEKAATLWLLKNGLSPYETEFRFDVVAIHEQGNDINWIKNAITQG
- a CDS encoding penicillin-binding protein activator is translated as MAMMNPKRNSVTRLLTPIALALSIAACSTQPSAPESVDITLAPTASSETYLMRADAGQDGFANEWLILAFKASIQEGNYEQAQRLSNRLAKQNLTTVQQAEWQLARAELNLAQGKAEPAYLQLSFPSEWPLAQQQWQRYHQLRAQSLAAMGNYFDASRELIAQAGFSASDQQEAINAQIWQYMNQYSAQDLSTLVAQPNEEVLDGWLQLATYMKGMAASLPQLQNTLNNWLAENPTHPAAIYTPQSIYDILNLEIASPQSTALLLPLSGKYAKQAQLVRDGFMMAMMDDELRDPEAIFTVIDTNEATPADIKTKLVANGVDFIVGPLVKENVEKLQQAQQNSETPIPALALNIPNEIEPTQMMCYLTLSPEQEVAQAAQHLSKNQYAFTLIIAPQGSLGNRVAKAFEAEWAKVSDNKVAVAQYANRAQLQKTINNVFGLQESQQRIAQMEALTGMKLENQPRSRRDIDSVYIVANNADLTLIKPFIEVAINPDAKQPQLFADSHSHSEKRQYEDLTGVVYSDIPLLVEQNVDLDAQMTKFWPKSSNAEKRLQALGMDAYTLTKELPQLKAVQGYSVDGQTGMLTIDPDCVVQRQIAWGVYGEQPSTVQEITATQDETSDDTTAVETPISE